The segment acacaaattaaagcGAGACGACCTACAAGTCAACCGGCTCCACATCAGATGAGCAGACTGCAGAATTGTGCAAGTAACTTGAGCAATCCCACACTGATTTCACCCAAAGTGACTGTAACAGGCGCCTGCTAGCTCCTCTTTATTAAAGAACAAAAGGTAAGCTCTTTAAAAACTAGTTTTTTAATAACGTATAgctagtttatttatttattttatcatatcAATAGGCCTAAATGTATTATAATAGTGTAGTCAATGGATAGATTTGCTAtcatttgttttatgttttaaaataggctattaataataattttagtttttaaagatTATATTGTGTAATCCATAATGTcgaatatctcacaattgtccCTAGTAGGCCCTAGTAGTTTCTATTTTTCCATCGTTCGACTTCGATTGCAGAATGTGAAATAGCCTATAGCTACCTAAATATATACTGTCCGTAATACAATTTGCTATCatgaattcatttaaaatagtaGCCTAGTTATTCTAAAATGATGCACGAACTGGCAACTTATTTGCGTATCAACATGACGTGTTTTAGTTTTGTGTGTAAAAGGGAAAATGATCTATTAGTGTTCATTTCAAGGTTTCTCTTGACACCACAATGAGCGGGCGCGTGGATGATGTGATGCAGCTTTGCTGTGAGGTCTCGGCCAGCAGGAAGATGAAAGCAGCAGTGAAGAGCTCTGGAAAGGGCGCCGCAGCGGCGGGTGGAGGTGCTTTTGTGGGGGGAATAGTTGGAGGCCCAGCCGGTATAGCTGTCGGTAGGATCATGCCTCTGTTTCCCATGCAATCCATGAACTTTCATTTACTTTCATCATCGGGTGTGGGGTGGTGTTATTATCTTTAATAGAGCAGTTTATATAGCTAcagtttatattgtttatagCTATATctatctacacacacacacatacacacacacacaagtttatttaatttttatcctTTAGCCTTGaaatttttacattaaagttataattttttttaggtttaACACTATTAAGCTAAGTGGAGCTTTAATACCTTTACAATACAAACAGAGCTATAAATGAATCATATTCTGCTATGAACCTCTTCATATATTACTAGGTGGTACTTTGGGAAGTCTCTTGGGAACTTGGATGACCAGTGGCTATTTCAAACCTCTTCCTGAGATCATCATGGAGCTGCCTCCTAAATATAAGGAGAAACTGTACTCTGATGTCATGGCTGCATTGGGCACTCTGGACTGGACAGACGTCGCTAGCCTCGTTGCTCTGGTTATGGGCAGTGCCACTCTGCAAGAACAAGTGCTTGCTGCTATACTCACTTATGCCAAGAGAGAGCTCAAGGCCGAAGTGCAGTATGAAAAATGACCACCAGAGGGTTAATGTCACCAGCCAGTGTTACTAAGTCCTAGTCCTGTTTGGTTATATTAGATACTCCTGTTGCTTTTGTACCCATTGTTATgtttctatatatattttttataatgccATTTAAACAGTATAAAGAAAATGAGCTATTTCTGGGTTATACTCTAACAAAGCACATGTTGTTTCTGTGGCTATATATTCTCTAATAAATATCTCTGTGATGGATTAGtagtgttttatgtttttatcgAACTGAAAATTAATTCAACAGATTATGTGAAATAATAGCCTATGTTGTAGGCTATgtttttaagttttgttttttaatcccCAGCTAGATTTTTGTAAAGCTACTTTTCATGACAGGTTAATTTTATGCTCTATAATAGTTTATCAAAAACAGGCTATCTATATAGTCTCCACCTGACTAAATTCAGTGAACTAAATTCAAATGTTTAAGCGCAGAGACATTTGTAGAGCGCGGAAgtgcatgtaggctatattacaCAATGAATATGATACCGAAAGTAAACTTCTGCTCGAGTTAAAAACTCCTGCTCGAAAGACACTCGGGTAAGAAAAATCTTGTTTAGTAAAATCAGAAATGCAGTTTTTAAGTAGACCGactggtgatttttttttaaaattacagttCGTCGATCTTATTTTCTCAAACATGAAGAGTAGCGAGGCCTCAAAAAACGAGAAATGATTAAAGAATTGTGTTTCATTGgcagtttttcctcttcctttaTACATGTGTGCATCGTTGTTTATTTCAATTTTCAGAACGTCAAAATGACAAATCGAAAAGATGATATTATGAAACTTTGCTGTGAAATCTCCGCAAATAAGAAGATAAAAGCAGCATTTACAAGCTCAGCGAAAGGAGCTGCAGTTGCTGGTGGAGGTGCTTTTGTTGGAGGTCTGCTCGGAGGTCCAGCTGGTATAGCTGTTGGTATGTTTatccatgatttttttatttttttttgcaacccACAAACGTCTAGTTAAGTTATTAACCACAAGATGGTgctatattataattttatttctttatattgATTAAAGGTGCTGCTTTGGGGGGTGCGCTGGGAGGATGGATGACAAGTGGCCAGTTCAGACCACTTCCTGAGATCCTCATGGAGCTGGCTCCTACACAGCAGGAGAAACTGTACTCTGATATCATGACCATAGTGGGTACACTGAAATGGACTGACCTCGCTCAATTAATTGCTCAAGTTAATGGGAATGCCTCTCTACATGAGCAGGTTCTGGCTGCTATACTCAGTTATACTAAAACCCAGCTCAAAGCTGAAGTGCGGTATGAAGATTGAATTTCACTTCATTTAGTTACCCTTTTAAGTTAattattgcatttaaaataatgactGCTGGCATTTTGTTAGCAAGTTGACTggttcaaaatatcttctgatGGCAGAGACTGTATGACGGGATCATGTGAGAGACCAAGAATGGTTAAAACACTGGGCTATTTGTGACAGAACTAGTGTTTGGGAGTTAACTATTTGTTGCTAGTTAACATTCTTTATGTCACATgtgaaattttaataaaacactATAAAGGATGTCACTATGGCAAAGTAGAACTTTGTATTATAGGTCCAGTCCTACATGTTTTTGGTCAGACAGTTTACATTTTTGACAAATGTCATACTATAACTACTAACACACAATACGCAATCACGTAAATACACATGACCATGTAGGTCATTTATTAAAattgtcacaatgcaaaatgtGTAATTTAGGTGTCATTGCATGTTGAATATAAAATGCATAATGATGATTGTGTACATGTGTATATCTTTTTATCCCAAGCCAAATAGGTGCAACATatagagaaaagaaaaaggtaAAATTCCTTAAAAAATCAGACCAGACATTTGTTTCTTTTGGCCTATTGATACAAATGTTTACAACTGTAGTGTTACTAACTACGATAATATAGGCTATAACAGTGGAAAACCAATGTAATCAAAATCAGTTTATGATTTCTTGAATAGACTGATAGTTGTAATGTGTGGTGGGTGGCTTTTTGTTAAAATGTGAGATAGCCTCCAAAACAGAGATGTAGCATTAAAGTGAACAATTCCTAAAATAATCCATTctgagcaaaaacaaacaagaaagaAGTCAGTCTTTTTAAGATGAAGTGTAACATTTGGTCAATCTGTAATTTTTAGAACAAATTCCCCATTTAACTTTCATGTGcaagctatgaaaaccccttctaatgcgcaacatgggtcaaaaatgacccgtattaatttcctatgtaatttcaatcatggttgagtgtttctttgctgaatctttgaaatatattttatcattcatttattccaggtattctttaaatatcttgtttttgattgaatgGTTCGGATGAatagttgtctgcagtaaatatgttcctacttgcaaaaatttgcaaTGGTTTCtaatatgggtcatttttgacccatttgtgtaaaattgatgtagaaatacaaaagCTATGATttgtgaaaatcaaaaacaagatatttaat is part of the Chanodichthys erythropterus isolate Z2021 chromosome 11, ASM2448905v1, whole genome shotgun sequence genome and harbors:
- the si:ch211-260e23.8 gene encoding protein C19orf12 homolog gives rise to the protein MSGRVDDVMQLCCEVSASRKMKAAVKSSGKGAAAAGGGAFVGGIVGGPAGIAVGGTLGSLLGTWMTSGYFKPLPEIIMELPPKYKEKLYSDVMAALGTLDWTDVASLVALVMGSATLQEQVLAAILTYAKRELKAEVQYEK
- the zgc:101715 gene encoding protein C19orf12 homolog-like isoform X1, giving the protein MIKELCFIGSFSSSFIHVCIVVYFNFQNVKMTNRKDDIMKLCCEISANKKIKAAFTSSAKGAAVAGGGAFVGGLLGGPAGIAVGAALGGALGGWMTSGQFRPLPEILMELAPTQQEKLYSDIMTIVGTLKWTDLAQLIAQVNGNASLHEQVLAAILSYTKTQLKAEVRYED
- the zgc:101715 gene encoding protein C19orf12 homolog-like isoform X2 — encoded protein: MTNRKDDIMKLCCEISANKKIKAAFTSSAKGAAVAGGGAFVGGLLGGPAGIAVGAALGGALGGWMTSGQFRPLPEILMELAPTQQEKLYSDIMTIVGTLKWTDLAQLIAQVNGNASLHEQVLAAILSYTKTQLKAEVRYED